In Nocardioides sp. JQ2195, a genomic segment contains:
- a CDS encoding SDR family NAD(P)-dependent oxidoreductase, translating into MTKPAEDASPTREAIDPDELAIAVRVLDQLHELPSDHPDVTTVKHAASHMYKALKQTRRLRKRAAEAAADRAVIESTATGSRMRIDDETQGIPLVSNTTGDFAGELLKPRGCYICKRDYTLVDAFYHWLCPDCAAFSHTKRDQRTDLSGKRALLTGGRAKIGMYIALRLLRDGAHTTITTRFPKDAVRRFSALEDSDEWLHRLKIVGIDLRDPTQVVSLAEDVAASGPLDILINNACQTVRRSPGAYSQLVEMESAPLPSDRELPEMVSFDRISEAHPAAIAGALERDAVAQHEGESIEHARAAHTAASLTALALSAGNASLEAHLAGTAVDAGGLLPDTQTNNSWTQVVDEVDPLELLEVQFCNSIAPFLLVSNLRPAMRAAVAAGARRAYVVNVSAMEGQFSRRYKGAGHPHTNMAKAALNMMTRTSAGEMFETDQILMTAVDTGWITDERPHQDKLRIAAEGWHAPLDLVDGAARVYDPIVMGEAGEDIYGCFVKDFKPSPW; encoded by the coding sequence GTGACCAAGCCAGCCGAAGACGCCTCCCCCACGCGCGAGGCGATCGACCCCGACGAGCTGGCGATCGCGGTCAGGGTGCTCGACCAGCTGCACGAGCTGCCCAGCGACCACCCGGACGTGACCACGGTCAAGCACGCGGCCTCCCACATGTACAAGGCGCTCAAGCAGACCCGCCGGCTGCGCAAGCGGGCTGCCGAGGCGGCCGCCGACCGGGCCGTCATCGAGTCCACCGCGACCGGTTCACGCATGCGGATCGACGACGAGACCCAAGGCATCCCGCTGGTCTCGAACACCACGGGTGACTTCGCCGGCGAGCTGCTCAAGCCGCGTGGCTGCTACATCTGCAAGCGCGACTACACCCTGGTCGACGCCTTCTACCACTGGCTGTGCCCCGACTGCGCCGCGTTCTCCCACACCAAGCGCGACCAGCGCACCGACCTGTCCGGCAAGCGCGCGCTGCTCACCGGCGGCCGCGCCAAGATCGGCATGTACATCGCGTTGCGGCTGTTGCGCGACGGCGCGCACACCACCATCACGACGCGCTTCCCGAAGGACGCCGTACGCCGGTTCTCCGCACTCGAGGACAGTGACGAGTGGCTGCACCGGCTCAAGATCGTCGGCATCGACCTGCGCGACCCCACCCAGGTCGTGTCGCTCGCCGAGGACGTGGCCGCCTCCGGGCCGCTCGACATCCTGATCAACAACGCCTGCCAGACCGTGCGCCGGTCACCGGGCGCCTACAGCCAGCTCGTCGAGATGGAGTCGGCTCCCCTGCCGAGCGACCGCGAGCTCCCGGAGATGGTCTCCTTCGACCGGATCTCCGAGGCCCACCCGGCCGCGATCGCCGGCGCTCTCGAGCGTGATGCGGTCGCCCAGCACGAAGGTGAGTCGATCGAGCACGCGCGGGCCGCGCACACCGCGGCCTCGTTGACCGCGTTGGCGCTCTCCGCCGGGAACGCCTCGCTCGAGGCGCACCTGGCCGGGACCGCCGTCGACGCGGGCGGACTGCTGCCCGACACCCAGACCAACAACTCGTGGACCCAGGTCGTCGACGAGGTCGACCCCCTGGAGCTGCTCGAGGTGCAGTTCTGCAACTCGATCGCACCGTTCCTGCTGGTCTCCAACCTGCGCCCGGCAATGCGGGCCGCCGTGGCCGCCGGAGCCCGCCGGGCGTACGTCGTCAACGTGTCGGCGATGGAGGGCCAGTTCTCCCGGCGCTACAAGGGCGCCGGCCACCCGCACACCAACATGGCGAAGGCCGCGCTGAACATGATGACCCGCACCAGTGCCGGCGAGATGTTCGAGACCGACCAGATCCTGATGACCGCCGTCGACACCGGTTGGATCACCGACGAGCGCCCCCACCAGGACAAGCTGCGCATCGCCGCCGAGGGGTGGCACGCACCGCTCGACCTGGTCGACGGCGCGGCCCGGGTCTACGACCCGATCGTGATGGGTGAGGCCGGCGAGGACATCTACGGCTGCTTCGTGAAGGACTTCAAGCCCAGCCCCTGGTGA
- a CDS encoding NADPH-dependent FMN reductase yields the protein MTVHKVGFLVGSLSKDSINRRLANALIPLAPDNLSFEEIPIKDLPLYNRDLDGDYPPPARALKEQVAGVDALLFVTPEYNRDIPGGLKNAIDWASRPWGQNSFSRKPSAVIGASPGNIGTAVAQQNLRSVLSFCDSPQMNAPEAYIKFTDGLITDDGTVTDAETEEFLRGFMANFGEFVTRVRAVIPPEE from the coding sequence ATGACAGTGCACAAGGTCGGCTTCTTGGTCGGCAGCCTCTCGAAGGACTCGATCAACCGGCGGCTCGCCAACGCCTTGATCCCGCTGGCCCCCGACAACCTCTCGTTCGAGGAGATCCCGATCAAGGACCTCCCTCTCTACAACCGTGACCTCGACGGCGACTACCCACCGCCCGCGCGAGCGCTCAAGGAGCAGGTCGCCGGAGTGGACGCCCTGCTGTTCGTCACGCCCGAGTACAACCGCGACATCCCCGGTGGGCTGAAGAACGCCATCGACTGGGCCAGCCGTCCGTGGGGCCAGAACTCCTTCTCCCGCAAGCCGTCGGCGGTCATCGGCGCCTCACCCGGCAACATCGGCACCGCCGTCGCCCAGCAGAACCTGCGCAGCGTGCTGAGCTTCTGCGACTCCCCGCAGATGAACGCTCCCGAGGCCTACATCAAGTTCACCGACGGACTCATCACCGATGACGGCACGGTCACCGACGCCGAGACCGAGGAGTTCCTCCGCGGGTTCATGGCCAACTTCGGTGAGTTCGTCACGCGGGTCCGTGCGGTGATTCCTCCGGAGGAGTGA
- a CDS encoding GTP pyrophosphokinase, with translation MSRKPRHRGRTPAASAAVQKYAAQQPGLQAITKQYVGLITHMLDDAGINYLSVTGRTKSVASYAGKAERLADDEDPLTEITDMIGVRVITYVHADVAAVADVLGDELVVLDDRDLGQETANEGRFGYSSRHVLATVPDDGPGRLRGHNASVQIRTVLQHAWAEFEHDIRYKGKIPEEHAPDLDRRFTLAAGLIELADKEFSRIRDVLRATVTEERDETDEQDPRIDAKELATFLGTQYADVGWSRTDHYAWISGLLLELGIASLDELSGLLTSIDTESIDARMGYKYPAGAVRRLDDALLAVFGARYVGLHGNAHRVELLRARLEKLRADLPDLPDPSDHPVPSPDPE, from the coding sequence ATGTCCAGGAAGCCACGGCACCGCGGCCGCACGCCAGCAGCCTCTGCTGCCGTGCAGAAGTACGCCGCGCAGCAGCCGGGCCTGCAGGCGATCACCAAGCAGTATGTCGGCCTGATCACCCACATGCTCGACGACGCCGGCATCAACTACCTGAGCGTCACCGGACGCACCAAGTCGGTCGCGTCCTACGCCGGCAAGGCCGAGCGGCTGGCCGACGACGAGGACCCGCTCACCGAGATCACCGACATGATCGGGGTCCGGGTGATCACCTACGTGCACGCCGACGTGGCGGCCGTGGCCGACGTGCTCGGCGACGAGCTGGTGGTCCTCGACGACCGTGACCTGGGCCAGGAGACGGCCAACGAGGGGCGGTTCGGCTACTCGAGCCGCCACGTCCTGGCCACCGTGCCGGACGACGGCCCGGGTCGGCTGCGGGGCCACAACGCGTCGGTCCAGATCCGCACGGTGCTGCAGCACGCCTGGGCCGAGTTCGAGCACGACATCCGCTACAAGGGCAAGATCCCCGAGGAGCACGCCCCCGACCTCGACCGCCGCTTCACCCTGGCCGCCGGGCTGATCGAGCTGGCGGACAAGGAGTTCTCCCGGATCCGCGACGTCCTCCGGGCCACGGTCACCGAGGAGCGCGACGAGACCGACGAGCAGGACCCGCGCATCGACGCCAAGGAGCTGGCCACCTTCCTCGGCACCCAGTACGCCGACGTGGGTTGGTCCCGCACCGACCACTACGCGTGGATCTCGGGGCTGCTGCTGGAGCTGGGCATCGCCTCGCTCGACGAGCTCTCCGGGCTGCTCACCTCCATCGACACCGAGTCGATCGACGCCCGGATGGGCTACAAGTATCCCGCCGGCGCCGTGCGCCGACTCGACGACGCGCTGCTCGCCGTCTTCGGTGCGCGCTACGTCGGCCTGCACGGCAATGCCCACCGCGTCGAGCTGTTGCGCGCTCGCCTGGAGAAGCTGCGCGCCGACCTCCCCGACCTGCCCGACCCCTCCGACCACCCCGTCCCGAGCCCCGACCCCGAGTAA
- a CDS encoding GMC family oxidoreductase N-terminal domain-containing protein translates to METFDYVIVGAGSAGAVLANRLTEDPGTTVLLLEAGPPADADEISVPAAFATLIKTRWDWNYRTAEQKQLHGRRTDWPRMKALGGCSSMNAMIYIRGNRLDYDTWRDEYGATGWGHDDVLPYFVRAENNARLGGPLHGQDGPLHVEDRRYTHELTEAWVDSAVASGFKPTDDFNGPEQEGAGLYQVTQHKGRRCSTARAYLDPAADRPNLTIRTGALAERVLIEGGRAKGVAYLTAQGAQTAFVDGEVILSGGAINSPQLLMLSGVGPAAHLRELGIDVVADLAMVGENLHDHPAVPLVFHTTGTTDLADFNNLSNFVRAKARGTGPLVSNVGEGGGFWKSRDDLAAPDLQAHVAPCGFWDNGLHEATTRKVTVAPTLVNVASRGHVRLRSANPRWHPEIDPKYFDDQADLDAMVAGAKRLLETTRTGPLASFIAGPAMPGTDDPDNTQLVEHIRTLGQTLYHPVGTCAMGDDERSVVDPELRVRGVDGLRVVDASVMPMVPRGNTNAPTIMIGEKAADLIRNQEDR, encoded by the coding sequence GTGGAGACCTTCGACTACGTCATCGTCGGTGCCGGCAGCGCCGGCGCCGTGCTCGCGAACCGGCTGACCGAGGACCCCGGCACCACGGTCCTCCTGCTCGAGGCCGGCCCGCCCGCCGATGCGGACGAGATCTCGGTCCCGGCCGCGTTCGCCACCCTGATCAAGACGCGTTGGGACTGGAACTACCGCACCGCCGAGCAGAAGCAGCTCCACGGGCGACGCACCGACTGGCCGCGGATGAAGGCGCTCGGCGGCTGTTCGTCGATGAACGCGATGATCTACATCCGCGGCAACCGGCTCGACTACGACACCTGGCGTGACGAGTACGGCGCCACCGGCTGGGGGCACGACGACGTGCTGCCCTACTTCGTCAGGGCCGAGAACAACGCACGCCTCGGCGGGCCGCTGCACGGACAGGACGGTCCGCTCCACGTCGAGGACCGCCGCTACACCCACGAGCTCACCGAGGCGTGGGTCGACTCCGCGGTGGCGAGCGGCTTCAAGCCCACCGACGACTTCAACGGGCCCGAGCAGGAGGGGGCGGGGCTCTACCAGGTCACCCAGCACAAGGGGCGCCGCTGCTCGACCGCGCGGGCCTATCTCGACCCGGCCGCCGACCGCCCGAACCTGACCATCCGCACCGGAGCCCTCGCCGAGCGGGTGCTGATCGAGGGCGGCCGGGCGAAGGGCGTCGCCTACCTGACCGCGCAGGGGGCGCAGACGGCCTTCGTCGACGGCGAGGTCATCCTGAGCGGCGGGGCGATCAACTCGCCGCAGCTGCTGATGCTCTCCGGCGTCGGCCCGGCCGCGCACCTGCGCGAGCTCGGCATCGACGTGGTGGCCGACCTGGCCATGGTGGGCGAGAACCTGCATGACCATCCTGCGGTTCCGTTGGTCTTCCACACCACCGGCACCACCGACCTGGCCGACTTCAACAACCTGTCCAACTTCGTGCGGGCCAAGGCGCGCGGCACCGGACCACTGGTCTCCAACGTCGGCGAGGGCGGAGGCTTCTGGAAGAGCCGCGACGACCTGGCCGCCCCGGACCTGCAGGCCCACGTCGCACCGTGCGGATTCTGGGACAACGGCCTGCACGAGGCCACCACCCGCAAGGTCACCGTCGCGCCGACGCTGGTCAACGTGGCCAGCCGGGGCCACGTCCGGCTCCGCTCGGCCAATCCCCGGTGGCACCCCGAGATCGATCCGAAGTACTTCGACGACCAGGCCGACCTCGACGCCATGGTGGCCGGGGCCAAGCGACTGCTCGAGACCACGCGCACCGGTCCACTGGCCTCGTTCATCGCGGGTCCGGCGATGCCGGGGACCGACGACCCCGACAACACGCAGCTGGTGGAGCACATCCGCACGCTGGGGCAGACGCTCTACCACCCGGTCGGCACGTGCGCGATGGGAGACGACGAGCGCTCCGTCGTGGACCCGGAGCTCCGGGTGCGCGGGGTCGACGGCCTCCGGGTGGTCGACGCCAGCGTGATGCCGATGGTGCCGCGCGGCAACACCAACGCCCCCACCATCATGATCGGCGAGAAGGCTGCCGACCTGATCCGCAACCAGGAGGACCGATGA
- a CDS encoding MFS transporter — protein sequence MLRALVADTEPLRNDHFRRLWVANIITVIGAQLTVVVVPAQIYAITGSSAYVGLTGVFGLVPLVVFGLWGGALADAVDRRRLLMITTVGLIVTSGLFCLQAAVGNRDVWLLLGLFSLQQAFFAVNQPTRSAVLPKILPARLLPAANSLNMTVFMAGAIAGPMVGGALIPVLGFAWLYLVDTVTLFATLFAVLALPALPIEGVVQAPGLRSVIDGFRYLRGHKVLMMSFVVDIIAMVFGMPRALFPEMANTDFGGPADGGLAFALLFAAIPAGAVLGGVFSGWVSRVERQGRAVIIAILVWGAAIALFGIFVGLANGSGGLMLAGAVAMLMVGGAADMVSAAFRQSMLQSAASDEVRGRLQGVFIVVVAGGPRIADVAHGGAAAMAGTATAAAGGGILVVVLTIGAALAAPAFVRYRLARPDPV from the coding sequence GTGCTGAGAGCCCTGGTCGCCGACACCGAGCCGCTGCGCAACGACCACTTCCGGCGGCTGTGGGTCGCGAACATCATCACGGTCATCGGCGCCCAGCTCACGGTGGTCGTCGTGCCGGCCCAGATCTACGCGATCACCGGCTCCTCGGCGTACGTCGGTCTCACCGGCGTCTTCGGCCTGGTCCCGCTGGTGGTGTTCGGCCTGTGGGGCGGTGCGCTCGCCGATGCCGTGGACCGGCGGCGGCTGCTGATGATCACCACGGTCGGCCTGATCGTGACCAGTGGGTTGTTCTGCCTGCAGGCCGCCGTCGGCAACCGCGACGTGTGGCTGCTGCTCGGGTTGTTCTCCCTGCAGCAAGCGTTCTTCGCGGTCAACCAGCCGACTCGGAGCGCGGTGCTGCCCAAGATCCTGCCGGCACGGCTGCTCCCCGCGGCCAACTCGCTCAACATGACGGTCTTCATGGCCGGCGCGATCGCCGGACCGATGGTCGGCGGCGCGCTGATCCCGGTGCTCGGCTTCGCCTGGCTCTACCTGGTCGACACGGTGACCCTGTTCGCCACCCTGTTCGCCGTGCTGGCGCTGCCCGCGCTGCCGATCGAGGGCGTCGTCCAGGCACCCGGGCTGCGGTCGGTGATCGACGGGTTCAGGTACCTTCGCGGTCACAAGGTGCTGATGATGAGCTTCGTCGTCGACATCATCGCGATGGTGTTCGGCATGCCCCGCGCCCTCTTCCCCGAGATGGCCAACACCGACTTCGGTGGTCCTGCCGACGGTGGGCTCGCCTTCGCGTTGCTCTTCGCGGCGATCCCGGCCGGCGCCGTTCTCGGGGGCGTGTTCTCCGGTTGGGTCTCGCGCGTGGAGCGCCAGGGACGTGCCGTGATCATCGCGATCCTGGTCTGGGGTGCCGCGATCGCCCTCTTCGGGATCTTCGTGGGTCTCGCGAACGGCAGTGGCGGCCTCATGCTGGCTGGTGCGGTGGCGATGCTGATGGTCGGCGGCGCGGCCGACATGGTCTCGGCGGCGTTCCGGCAGAGCATGCTGCAGAGCGCGGCCTCCGACGAGGTGCGCGGCCGGCTCCAGGGAGTCTTCATCGTGGTGGTCGCCGGCGGCCCACGCATCGCCGACGTCGCCCACGGAGGCGCCGCAGCCATGGCCGGTACGGCGACCGCGGCCGCCGGCGGAGGCATCCTCGTGGTGGTGCTGACGATCGGGGCAGCGCTGGCGGCACCTGCGTTCGTCCGTTATCGGCTGGCCCGCCCCGATCCCGTGTGA
- a CDS encoding aldehyde dehydrogenase family protein translates to MTDKLESLNPITGDVVGTYPIDDAESIAVAVDRARALLPWWVSIGYDGRKDVLAQWRGVITRRMAQLAQVVHEETGKPHADAILEIGLAIDHLAWAAGHARKTLGRRKVNPGLLMSNQIAEKEYKPLGVIGVIGPWNYPVFTPMGSIVYALAAGNAVVFKPSEHTPGVGQWLADSLSEVLPDQSLLTCVHGVGPTGAELCRADIDKLAFTGSAATGKKVMATCAENLTPVVIEAGGKDAMLVDSDADLVAAADAAAWGAFSNAGQTCVGVERVYVHEQAYDEFLAELTKASTGVRADVGAQLGPMTMESQVGVVRSHIEDALSRGGRAVIGGAAAVGDRFIQPTILVDVPEDSLAITEETFGPTVTVTRVKDMDEAVELANGGRYGLGGAVYSKKRGAELARRLRSGMTSVNSVIAFAGVPSLPFGGVGESGFGRIHGEDGLREFTYTHSTTRQRMKPLLNLTSFTRGEKEETAFATLLTALHGRASQVRGMSD, encoded by the coding sequence ATGACCGACAAGCTCGAATCACTCAACCCGATCACCGGCGACGTGGTCGGCACCTACCCCATCGACGACGCGGAGTCGATCGCGGTCGCCGTCGACCGGGCCCGGGCGCTCCTCCCGTGGTGGGTCTCCATCGGGTACGACGGCCGCAAGGACGTGCTGGCCCAGTGGCGCGGCGTCATCACGCGACGGATGGCGCAGCTGGCCCAGGTCGTGCACGAGGAGACCGGCAAGCCGCACGCCGACGCGATCCTCGAGATCGGTCTGGCCATCGACCACCTGGCCTGGGCGGCCGGCCACGCCAGGAAGACGCTGGGTCGCCGCAAGGTCAACCCCGGGCTGCTGATGTCGAACCAGATTGCCGAGAAGGAGTACAAGCCGCTCGGTGTCATCGGGGTGATCGGCCCGTGGAACTACCCCGTCTTCACCCCGATGGGCTCGATCGTCTATGCTCTCGCGGCCGGCAACGCGGTGGTCTTCAAGCCCAGTGAGCACACGCCCGGGGTCGGCCAGTGGCTGGCCGACAGCCTCTCGGAGGTGCTGCCCGACCAGAGCCTGCTCACCTGCGTCCACGGCGTCGGTCCGACCGGGGCGGAGCTGTGCCGCGCCGACATCGACAAGCTCGCCTTCACCGGCTCGGCCGCGACCGGGAAGAAGGTGATGGCCACGTGTGCGGAGAACCTCACGCCCGTGGTCATCGAGGCCGGCGGCAAGGACGCCATGCTGGTCGACTCCGACGCCGACCTGGTGGCGGCGGCCGATGCCGCCGCCTGGGGAGCGTTCTCCAACGCGGGCCAGACCTGTGTCGGCGTGGAGCGGGTCTACGTCCACGAGCAGGCGTACGACGAGTTCCTGGCCGAGCTGACCAAGGCCAGCACGGGGGTGCGAGCCGATGTCGGGGCCCAGCTCGGGCCGATGACGATGGAGAGCCAGGTCGGTGTCGTGCGCAGCCACATCGAGGATGCGTTGTCCCGCGGTGGCCGTGCGGTGATCGGTGGCGCGGCAGCGGTGGGCGACCGGTTCATCCAGCCGACGATCCTGGTCGACGTGCCCGAGGACTCGCTGGCGATCACGGAGGAGACCTTCGGTCCGACGGTCACCGTGACCCGGGTCAAGGACATGGACGAGGCCGTCGAGCTGGCCAACGGCGGCAGGTACGGCCTCGGTGGAGCGGTCTACAGCAAGAAGCGCGGCGCCGAGCTGGCCCGACGGCTCCGCTCCGGGATGACCTCGGTGAACTCCGTGATCGCCTTCGCCGGCGTGCCGTCGCTGCCGTTCGGTGGTGTCGGTGAGTCCGGCTTCGGTCGGATCCACGGGGAGGACGGCCTCAGGGAGTTCACCTACACCCACTCCACCACCCGCCAGCGGATGAAGCCGCTGCTCAACCTGACCAGCTTCACCCGGGGTGAGAAGGAGGAGACCGCGTTCGCCACGCTGCTGACCGCGCTCCACGGACGCGCCTCCCAGGTCCGCGGAATGTCCGACTGA
- a CDS encoding putative protein N(5)-glutamine methyltransferase has translation MDAAGRPSQGDLVARLRAAGCVYAEEEAAVLLEAADEGGDLEALVGRRVAGDPLEHVVGWAEFCGLRVGVSDGVFVPRRRTEELVDRAVLLAPRAGVVVDLCCGTGALGLAFAARVEIDELHAVDVEPRAVACARRNFEAWSRPAGSVHEGDLFEALPDDLRGRVDVLLANTPYVPTEEIALLPGEARDHEPTVTLDGGEDGLDVARRVVDGAREWLAPGGWVFIEASDRQSSTLREHMERRGLTASIRDSVVAGNRRPAGPL, from the coding sequence ATGGATGCCGCCGGACGACCCTCGCAAGGTGACCTGGTGGCCAGGCTGCGCGCTGCCGGGTGCGTGTACGCCGAGGAGGAGGCAGCGGTCCTCCTCGAGGCGGCGGACGAGGGTGGCGACCTCGAGGCCCTGGTCGGGCGGCGGGTGGCGGGTGACCCACTGGAGCACGTGGTGGGCTGGGCCGAGTTCTGCGGCCTGCGGGTCGGCGTCTCCGACGGGGTCTTCGTGCCTCGTCGACGCACCGAGGAGCTCGTCGATCGCGCCGTCCTCCTGGCGCCACGAGCCGGGGTGGTCGTCGACCTGTGCTGCGGTACCGGAGCGTTGGGGCTGGCGTTCGCGGCGCGGGTGGAGATCGACGAGCTGCACGCGGTCGACGTGGAGCCGCGGGCCGTCGCGTGCGCACGGCGCAACTTCGAGGCGTGGTCCCGACCTGCCGGGTCCGTGCACGAGGGTGACCTGTTCGAGGCGCTGCCCGACGACCTGCGTGGGCGGGTCGACGTGCTCCTGGCCAACACGCCGTACGTCCCGACCGAGGAGATCGCCCTGCTCCCGGGAGAGGCCCGCGACCACGAGCCGACCGTGACGCTCGACGGGGGTGAGGACGGGCTGGACGTCGCCCGACGGGTCGTCGACGGTGCGCGGGAGTGGTTGGCACCCGGCGGCTGGGTGTTCATCGAGGCCAGCGACCGCCAGTCCTCGACGTTGCGGGAGCACATGGAGCGGCGGGGACTGACCGCCAGCATCCGTGACTCAGTGGTGGCCGGGAACCGGCGCCCGGCCGGGCCATTGTGA
- a CDS encoding pyrimidine dimer DNA glycosylase/endonuclease V: MRIWSLHPDQLDVRGLVACWRETLLAQKVLRGLTQGYRNHPQLVRFRATDDPVTAVATYLHGVADEADARGYGFDRGRVVAPRDDALRMPVTDGQVAHEWQHLLAKLEVRDPARHRALLARTPRVHPVFDVRRGPVEPWEVVR; this comes from the coding sequence ATGCGGATCTGGTCGCTCCACCCCGATCAGCTGGACGTGCGGGGCCTGGTCGCGTGCTGGCGCGAGACCCTGTTGGCGCAGAAGGTGCTGCGCGGCCTGACCCAGGGCTATCGCAACCACCCCCAGCTGGTCCGGTTCCGTGCCACCGACGATCCGGTCACGGCCGTGGCGACCTACCTGCACGGTGTCGCCGACGAGGCCGACGCGCGGGGCTACGGCTTCGACCGCGGGCGGGTGGTGGCCCCGCGCGACGACGCGCTGCGGATGCCGGTCACCGACGGCCAGGTCGCGCACGAGTGGCAGCACCTGCTCGCCAAGCTCGAGGTGCGTGACCCGGCACGCCACCGGGCCCTGCTCGCGCGCACCCCTCGGGTGCACCCGGTCTTCGACGTACGCCGGGGGCCGGTGGAGCCGTGGGAAGTGGTCCGGTGA